GTTTTTATGAAAATATTCCGCGTATATTGCCGGAAAATGTAGATGCAAAAATTGACATAAAATCCTGGCAAATACCTCCTATATTTAAATTCATACAACAAAAAGGAAATATTAGCTATAAAGAAATGTTTAGCACATTTAATATGGGAGTGGGAATGGCAATAGTTGTTTCTCAAGAGGATGCTCAAAGGTCAATGGAAATATTAAAAGCTAGTGGCGAAGATGTGAAAGAAATAGGTGAAATAGTTAAAGGGAACAAACAGGTGATTTTATGAAGAATATAAAAATTGCTGTTATGATTTCTGGTGGGGGTACAAATCTGCAGTCTCTAATTGATGAAGTTCACAATAAAAGTGTAGGTGGAGAAATTGTATTAGTAGTTTCTAATAGAGAGGATGCTTACGGATTAACTAGAGCTAAAAGAGGTGGGATTAAAAGTATAGTTATTAATAGAAAACAATATAAATCAGATTCGGAGTATGAACAAAACTTAATTAACACTTTAGAAGAAGCAAAGGTTGAGTTAATAGTTCTAGCAGGATACTTAGCTTTCGTTCCTATAGAAGTTATTAAAAAATATGAAAATCGTATTATTAATATACATCCATCTTTAATACCAAGCTTTTGTGGAAAAGGATTTTATGGAGAAAAAGTTCATCAAGAGGCAATTAGGAGAGGGGTAAAAGTTACGGGAGCAACAGTGCATTTTGTTAATAAAGAAATGGACGGGGGACCTATAATTATTCAAAAAGATGTAAAGGTGGATTTCAATGATACGGTAGAAAGTCTACAGAAAAAGGTATTAAAGGTAGAGCATGAAATTTTACCATTAGCGGTTAGATTGTTTATAGATGATAGATTAAGAATTAGCGATAATCGAGTTAATGTATTGTAAACTTCTTATAAAACTGAGGGGTGGATAAAATGATAAAACGAGCTTTAATAAGCGTTTCTAATAAAGAAGGAATTGTGGAATTAGCAAAAAAACTTGTAGACTTAAATATAGAAATACTTTCAACAGGTGGTACAGCAAAGCTATTAAGAGAAGCAAAAGTTGAAGTAAAGGATGTTTCAGATATAACAGGCTTTCCAGAATGCCTAGATGGAAGGGTAAAAACCTTACATCCTTCAGTACATGGTGGAATACTAGCTATTAGAAGTAATAATGAGCATATGCAGACACTAGAAAACTTAAATATTAGATCTATAGATTTAGTTATAATTAACCTATATCCCTTTAAAGAGACAATTTTAAAAGAAGGTGTACAGTTAGAGGAAGCAATTGAAAACATAGATATTGGAGGCCCTACAATGTTGAGGGCAGCAGCAAAAAACTATAATGATGTGACTGTAGTAATAGATCCAATGGATTATGATGTGATCATTGAAGAAATAAAAAACAAGGGGAATACTAGCACAGAAACAAGATATAATCTTGCGTTAAAAGTATTTGAGCATACAGCACATTATGATAGCTTAATAGCTAATTATTTGCGAAAAAAATCTGACATATTTCCTGAATATTTGACTTTAACTTATGAAAAAGTACAAGATCTGCGTTATGGAGAAAATCCACATCAAATGGCAGCATTTTATAAAGAAGTGGGTAATAACAAAGCTACATTAGTAGATGGAATTCAGATTCAAGGTAAGGAGCTATCCTTTAATAATATTAATGACGCAAACGGGGCATTAGAGTTGTTAAAGGAATTCGAAGAGCCAACAGTAGTGGCAGTAAAGCATACCAATCCTTGTGGCGTAGCATCTGGTAAAGATATTGACGAAGCTTGGGAGAAGGCCTACAGTGCCGATCCACTTTCAATATTTGGTGGTATTATTGCAGCCAACAGGCCTATTACAAAAAAAATAGCTGACTCTATGAAGGAAATTTTTCTCGAAGTAGTTATCGCCCCAGATTTTACAGAAGAAGCATTAAAAGTATTTGAAGAGAAAAAAAATCTTCGTTTAATTAAAATAGAAAATATATGTAGTCATTCTAAAGAACAATGGCAGATAAAGAAAGTACAGGGTGGTATTTTAGTGCAGGAAGAGAATAATACCCTAATAAAGGAACTAAAAGTAGTAACCAATACAGCCCCAAATGAAGAAGAACATCAAGACTTGGTATTCGCCTTTAAGATAGTAAAACATGTAAAATCAAATGCTATTGTCTTAGTAAAAAACAAACAAACATTAGCTATAGGACCAGGTCAGACAAGTCGAATTTGGGCATTGCAAAACGCTATTGGAAATAGTGCCCACTCTCTTGAAGGAAGTGTTTTAGCATCAGATGCTTTCTTTCCATTTAGAGATTGTGTAGATGAGGCAGCAAAGGCAGGAGTTAGTGCTATTATTCAACCTGGCGGATCTATTAAAGATAATACATCTATTGAAGCTTGTAATGAACACGGTATTTCTATGGTGTTTACGGGAATGAGACATTTTAAACATTAATTTGAAAAAGGGGTGGGAAGATGAAGCTATTAGTAATAGGTGGTGGTGGCAGAGAACACGCTATGGTTTGGAAACTAAGCCAAAGCCCTCTAGTTACAGAAATTTTTTGTGCTCCTGGAAATGCTGGTATAGGTAAAATTGCTAAAAATGTTGATATTTCTTCTAATAATATAGATAAACTTGTAGAATTTTCTCTTGAAATGAATATTGATCTGATTATAGTAGGACCAGAAGAGCCTTTAGTAGAAGGCATAGTCGACACTTTTAGGCAAAATAATTTAAAAGTTATAGGTCCAACTAAGCAGGCGGCACAACTTGAAGGAAGTAAAGCCTTTGCTAAGGATTTTATGAAAAAATATGATATTCCTACAGCACAGTATCA
This region of Alkaliphilus flagellatus genomic DNA includes:
- the purN gene encoding phosphoribosylglycinamide formyltransferase → MKNIKIAVMISGGGTNLQSLIDEVHNKSVGGEIVLVVSNREDAYGLTRAKRGGIKSIVINRKQYKSDSEYEQNLINTLEEAKVELIVLAGYLAFVPIEVIKKYENRIINIHPSLIPSFCGKGFYGEKVHQEAIRRGVKVTGATVHFVNKEMDGGPIIIQKDVKVDFNDTVESLQKKVLKVEHEILPLAVRLFIDDRLRISDNRVNVL
- the purH gene encoding bifunctional phosphoribosylaminoimidazolecarboxamide formyltransferase/IMP cyclohydrolase, which translates into the protein MIKRALISVSNKEGIVELAKKLVDLNIEILSTGGTAKLLREAKVEVKDVSDITGFPECLDGRVKTLHPSVHGGILAIRSNNEHMQTLENLNIRSIDLVIINLYPFKETILKEGVQLEEAIENIDIGGPTMLRAAAKNYNDVTVVIDPMDYDVIIEEIKNKGNTSTETRYNLALKVFEHTAHYDSLIANYLRKKSDIFPEYLTLTYEKVQDLRYGENPHQMAAFYKEVGNNKATLVDGIQIQGKELSFNNINDANGALELLKEFEEPTVVAVKHTNPCGVASGKDIDEAWEKAYSADPLSIFGGIIAANRPITKKIADSMKEIFLEVVIAPDFTEEALKVFEEKKNLRLIKIENICSHSKEQWQIKKVQGGILVQEENNTLIKELKVVTNTAPNEEEHQDLVFAFKIVKHVKSNAIVLVKNKQTLAIGPGQTSRIWALQNAIGNSAHSLEGSVLASDAFFPFRDCVDEAAKAGVSAIIQPGGSIKDNTSIEACNEHGISMVFTGMRHFKH